A region of the Pseudomonas silesiensis genome:
CGGCACCACCACCTTGAGCTGGTAGTCCGCATCCATCCCCGTCACCAGGCTGCATTCCAGCACCTGAGGCAATGTCCGGATCGCGGCTTCGAAGTTCTCGAACCGCTCCGGCGTATGCCGGTCCATGCCGATCAGCACATAAGCCGTCAGGCTCAGGCCGAGCATTTTTCGGTCCAGCAGCGCCACTTGGCGGGAGATATAGCCATCGTCCTCCAGTTGCTTGACCCGGCGCGAGCAAGGCGAAGGTGACAGGCCGATGCGTTCGGCCAGCTCCTGGTTGGAGATGCGCGCATCGCGCTGCAATTCCGCCAAAATGCTCAGGTCGTATCGGTCGAGTTTGCTCATCAATCAGGCCTTTGTCATATCAATTGCGGCAGATTATCTATCCAGGGTTAAAAATTGCGCAAGTCATGTTTATTTGAGCAATCTTCGCAATCCTCTGCCAAGGCATCCGGCCTATTCTTATCACCAGAATCACTGCTCGGACAAACAGTCCACAGCGGCTCGCCCGATCAGGCCAGCTGCGGTCGCCACCCCCACAGGGGATGAGCCGGCCCCCGAGCTGCACACTGTCCAGAAGACGGCGTGAGGTGAGCCGACGTCAAAAGCGTCGAGCACGGACGAAGTTCTCAAAGGGAGGCCGACGGGTCTCCCTTTTCTTTTGCGTGCGATTTACCTTCCGTCCCGATAAATATGTTTCGTGACTGATAACCTGTCGCAGAACCGGCCGCTGCTTTCCCAGTCTCATATACAAGCCCTGACCCGCAGTGAGGAAAAGCATGAAGTCGCGCATCTGGCGTTTGGCCGGAGTTGGTTTGCTGTGTGTCAGTGTCACCGCGCAATCGCTGGCCGATGAGCCGCAAACCCGGGGTCCCGACGGCGGGCAACGGGGTTCGGATGGCCATCAGGGCAACAATCAAGGCCGTGGCGGCCCTGATCAGTCGCGCCCGCACAATAATCAGCAACAGAATCAACCGCGTGCACAGAACGACGACATTATTCGAGCCGACAACAGTCGTCAGTTCGAGCACAACGGCCAGAATCAACAGAAGCGTCAGCCGCCCGACTACAACAGCCCGGTGCGGCCGCCACCGCCACCGCCGCAGCTACCGGCCAACGACCTGCCGATCCAGGGCCGGCCCGACACCGTGCGCCAGACCCAACAACCGCAGCGCGGCTACTATCAGGATGCTCCGCGGTACAACGACAACAACCAACATTGGCAAAATAACGCTCCGCGCCCCGATGACCGTCGCTGGTCCGGCCGTCCGGACGGACATGGCAACGGCTGGGGTCCAGGCCCGCAATATCGCCCCGGTCACGTGATCGATCGCTTCCCGGACCGCGACTACCGCGTGCCTTATGGCGGTCGGGACTATTTCTATTCCGGTGGCTACTGGTATCGCCCGCAGGGGCCGCGTTACGTAGTGGTGCAACCGCCGCGCGGCATACGTGTCAGCTACCTGCCCGATTACGCCCGTGAAGTGTGGATCGGCGGTGCGCTGCTATTCCTGGCGGCCGGTTCCTATTACGCCTATCAGGAGAGCACTCAGGATTACGTGGTGGTCGAGCCGCCCGTGCAGCCGCAACCGCAACCGGTCAGTCAGGGTTATGACGTGGTGGCGTATCCGGCCAACGGCCAGTCGCCGGAACAGGTCAACCAGGACGGTTACGAGTGCTACCAGTATGCGGTGCAGCAGAGTGGCTTTAATCCACGGACGGCCACCTACCAGCCGGACCCGTCGGTGGTGCAAGTCTATCGCCAGGCCCAGGGCAGCTGCCTGAGCAGTCGCGGTTATCAGGTTCAGTAGCAGCCATAAGCTACAAGCAAGCGGTTGCTTCGAACTTGCCGCTTAAAGCTTCAAGCTTGAAGCTGCTTTAATAGGATCGGCGTGCACCAGCACTTCGGCTCGCGGATAAGCCGCGTGAATCGCATCGGCGGCTTGATCACTGATGCCGTGGGCGACTGACAGCGTCAACTCGCCCGGCAATTCCAGGTGCAATTGCACAAACCACTGGTTACCGGACACCCGCGTGCGCAGGTCATGGGCGCCCAATACGCCCGGCACGCTGCAGGCCAGTTCGAGCATGTGCTGGCTGACATCCGGCGGCAGTTCTTCATCCATCAGCACCGTAAAACTCTCCCTGGCGATTTGAATCGCACTCCAGAGAATGTAGACGGCGATCCCCAAACCGAACCAGGGGTCGACCTGATGCCAGCCAAACCCGGCCAACACCAACGCCACCAGAATGCTGCCATTGAGCAACATGTCCGAGCGGTAATGCAGGGAGTCGGCGCGCACCGCATTGGAACCGGTTGCCTTGACCACCCGATGTTGCAGTATCAGCAGCGCCAGGGTCAGCGCCAGGGAAAACACGATGACCCCG
Encoded here:
- a CDS encoding Lrp/AsnC family transcriptional regulator, with the protein product MSKLDRYDLSILAELQRDARISNQELAERIGLSPSPCSRRVKQLEDDGYISRQVALLDRKMLGLSLTAYVLIGMDRHTPERFENFEAAIRTLPQVLECSLVTGMDADYQLKVVVPDMDHYQKLLLGHLTRIEGVTSVRSSFVLNQVLNSTELPLTHLRS
- a CDS encoding DUF6515 family protein — encoded protein: MKSRIWRLAGVGLLCVSVTAQSLADEPQTRGPDGGQRGSDGHQGNNQGRGGPDQSRPHNNQQQNQPRAQNDDIIRADNSRQFEHNGQNQQKRQPPDYNSPVRPPPPPPQLPANDLPIQGRPDTVRQTQQPQRGYYQDAPRYNDNNQHWQNNAPRPDDRRWSGRPDGHGNGWGPGPQYRPGHVIDRFPDRDYRVPYGGRDYFYSGGYWYRPQGPRYVVVQPPRGIRVSYLPDYAREVWIGGALLFLAAGSYYAYQESTQDYVVVEPPVQPQPQPVSQGYDVVAYPANGQSPEQVNQDGYECYQYAVQQSGFNPRTATYQPDPSVVQVYRQAQGSCLSSRGYQVQ
- a CDS encoding cation diffusion facilitator family transporter: MISSSEHARLLRLATRASVAVACTLVVAKAIAWWLSGSVSMLAGLTDSALDGVTSLLNLLAVHYALRPADEDHRYGHGKAESLAGMAQALFIGASAVLIALQAVDRLKHPEPLGAPWISIGVIVFSLALTLALLILQHRVVKATGSNAVRADSLHYRSDMLLNGSILVALVLAGFGWHQVDPWFGLGIAVYILWSAIQIARESFTVLMDEELPPDVSQHMLELACSVPGVLGAHDLRTRVSGNQWFVQLHLELPGELTLSVAHGISDQAADAIHAAYPRAEVLVHADPIKAASSLKL